DNA sequence from the Arthrobacter jinronghuae genome:
CTTCGCCGTGCTCAATGCCATGATCTGGGTCTACGTTGCCGTGTCCTCGGTGATCGCAGGCATCGAGTGCAACCGCGGCCGGCCGTACCGCTACCCGCTCAACCTGCGCCGTATCCAGTAGCGCCGCATCCAGTAGCGCCGCAGGAAGCAGCGGTGCAGGGCAGCTACGCCGCCGGAGGGCCGGCCGGCACCGCCACCGAACTCAGTCCGGCAGCAGCCGCCGGACCACCGCGTCGGCCAGCAGCCGTCCCGACGGGGTGAGGATCACCTTTCCGGTCAGCGCAGCCCTCGGATCCACGAGGCCGTCCGCCATGAGTCCCGCCACGGCAAGCCTGCCGGGCTCACGCAGCCGGTCCAGGGCCAGGCCTTCGGCGAGACGGGTCCGCAGCATAACGTCTTCCACGTACCGGGTATCGGCGTCCAGGGTCTCGCGCCCGACGGCGGGCGACTCCCCCGCGCCGATCCGCTGGGCATAGGCGGTGGGATGCTTGGCATTCCACCAGCGGACGCCGCCGGCATGTGAATGGGCTCCCGGGCCGACTCCCCACCAATCATCGCTGCGCCAGTAGGCCAGGTTGTGGCGGCACTGGTCCTCGGGGGTACGCGCCCAGTTGCTGACCTCGTACCAGTTCAGCCCGGCAGCGGTCATCATTTCATCCGCCAGCACGTACTTGTCGGCATGGTCGTCGTCGTCGATGGGCGGCACCTCGCCGCGGCGCATCCGGGCGGCGAGCTTGGTTCCTTCCTCGATGATGAGCGCGTAGGCGGAGATATGGTCCGGCTCGTAGCTCAGCGCCTCTTCAAGCGAGTGCTTCCAGTCGGCCATGGACTCGCCCGGGGTTCCGTAGATGAGGTCAACGCTTACGTGCAGGCCGGCGTCGCGCGCCCACTGCACGGCCTGCGGAACCCGCGACGGCGTATGCGTGCGGTCCAGCACTGCCAGTACGTGCGGCACTGCTGACTGCATGCCGAAGGAAACCCGGGTGAACCCGGCGTCGGCAAGCAGCTGCAGGGACTGCGGCGTGACGGAGTCCGGGTTCGCTTCGGTGGTGACTTCGGCACCGGGAGCCAGGCCCCACTGGTCGACGGCGGTGCGGAGGATCAGCGCAAGATCCTCCGCCGGGAGCAGCGTGGGCGTGCCGCCGCCGAAGAAAACGGTGCCCATCCGGCGTTCCGGCAGGCCCGAACGCCGCAGAGCGTCCGCGGCGAAGACCACCTCGCGGGCCGCCGTTCCGCCGTAGGCTGCCTGCGACGCACCGCCTCCCAGCTCAGTGGCCGTATACGTGTTGAAGTCGCAGTAGCCGCAGCGGACGGAGCAGAACGGAATGTGGACGTAGAGTCCGAAGTTCCGCTCCGCTGCTCCGTCCGCGGCCTGTGCGGGGAGGAGACCGTCGGCGGGTGCCGGGTCTCCGAGGGGCAGTGCACTGGGTGTCACTTCTTGGATTTGTCCTTGGATTCGTCGGAGGAAAGCGCAGCCACGAAGGCTTCCTGGGGAACTTCCACGCGGCCCACCATCTTCATGCGCTTCTTGCCTTCCTTCTGCTTTTCCAGCAGCTTGCGCTTACGGCTGATATCGCCGCCGTAGCACTTGGCAAGCACGTCCTTGCGGATGGCGCGGATGGATTCGCGGGCGATGATGCGGGAACCGATGGCTGCCTGGATGGGCACCTCGAACTGCTGCCGCGGGATCAGCTCACGCAGCTTGCCGGTCATCATAACGCCGTAGGCGTAGGCCTTGTCCTTGTGCGTGATGGAGCTGAAGGCGTCAACCTGCTCGCCCTGGAGCAGGATGTCCACCTTGACCAGGTCGGCAACCTGGTCGCCGTCGGCCTTCCAGTCCAGGGAGGCGTAGCCGCGGGTCTTGGACTTGAGGATGTCAAAGAAGTCGAAAACGATCTCGGCCAGCGGCAGGCGGTACCTGATTTCCACCCGGTCCTCGGAGAGATAGTCCATGCCGCCCAGGACACCGCGGCGGGCCTGGCACAGCTCCATGATGGCGCCGACAAATTCGTTCGGCGCCAGGATCGTGGCGGAGACCATCGGTTCGCGGACCTCTTTGATCTTGCCTTCGGGATACTCGCTCGGGTTGGTCACAGTGACCACCTTTTTGTCTTCGAGCGTCACCTCGTACTCCACGTTGGGCGCGGTGGAGATCAGGTCCAGGTTGTACTCACGCTCGAGCCGTTCACGGGTGATTTCCAGATGCAGCAGGCCCAGGAAGCCCACCCGGAAGCCGAAGCCCAGCGCCGCGGACGTCTCGGGTTCGTACACCAGCGCGGCGTCGTTAAGCATCAGTTTTTCCAGCGCTTCACGCAGCACCGGGTAGTCGGCGCCGTCGATGGGGTACAGCCCGGAGAACACCATGGGTTTGGGGTCGGCGTATCCGGGCAGTGATTCAGAGGCCGGCTTGGCCAGGTTGGTGACGGTGTCGCCCACCTTGGACAGGCGTACGTCCTTCACGCCGGTGATGAGGTAGCCCACCTCGCCCACGCCCAGGCCCTTGGACGGGGTGGGTTCCGGCGAGCTGACGCCGATTTCGAGGAGTTCATGGCTGGCCCGGGTGGACATCATCTGGATGCGTTCACGCGGGGACAGCGATCCGTCGATCACGCGGACATAGGTGACGACGCCGCGGTAGGTGTCATACACGGAGTCGAAGATCATGGCTCGGGCGGGAGCGTTGGGGTCGCCCACCGGTGCCGGAATCTCGCGGACAATCTGGTCCAGCAGGGCTTCAACGCCAACACCGGTCTTGCCGGAGACCCTCAGTACGTCCGCCGGGTCGCCGCCGATCAGCTTCGCCAGTTCCTCGGCGTACTTCTCCGGCTGCGCCGCCGGGAGGTCGATCTTATTCAGGACCGGAATGATGGTCAGGTCGTTTTCCATCGCCAGGTAAAGGTTCGCCAGCGTCTGCGCCTCGATACCCTGGGCGGCGTCCACCAGCAGCACTGCTCCTTCGCAGGCAGCCAGGGAACGGGAAACTTCGTAGGTGAAGTCCACGTGGCCCGGGGTGTCGATCATGTTCAGGGCGTAGGACTGCCCGTCCAGCTCCCACGGCATGCGCACGGCCTGGGACTTGATGGTGATGCCGCGCTCACGCTCGATATCCATCCGGTCCAGGTACTGGGCCTTCATGTTCCGGTGCTCAACCACTCCGGTGGACTGGAGCATGCGGTCGGCCAGGGTGGACTTGCCGTGGTCGATGTGGGCGATGATGCAGAAGTTTCTGATGATCGCCGGATCCGTCGCGGCAGGCACCGGCGAGAAGCGGGCCATGGGTGACACTGTGGCGGTTCCTTTACTGTTCCGGGACAATCCGGACGCGGCGCGGTGCGCGGGTGTCCTTGGTCCTGGCGGTTCTAGTGGGAGTTCTGTCGAGTTAACAGTCTCCCACGTTTGCCTGCCGCAGCAGGAACCGGACGCACCTGAGGTTTTGCGGCGGGGAGCATAACGTAGTGCCATGCCCTTTAACGCCCGCTCTTTTGCCTCGATTGCCCGCACGGCGCTCCGCCTGCTGCGCTCCGCTTCCTCCTCTGCCGGCCCCGCCGAAGGCAGCCGTGAGACCCGCAGCCCGGACCGCTCCCGCACGCCGGATAACGGCCGGACCCCGGAGACCCGGCGGACGCCGGATGGCGGCCGGACCCCGGGGACCCGGCGGACGCCGTCGCCCTCCCCCAGGGCCAAGGCAGCTCCCCCGCGCAGCCCGGCGACCGGGCAGTCGCCGTCGACTTTGCCGCCGTCGTCGCAGTCGCGGTCATCCGCGCGGACCACCGCGCGAGCCACGCCGGAGGTCGCCGGGACGGGTTTCCTCGGCGACTACACCGGTCCTGTCACCCCGGTCTACGCCCCGCAGCCCGACGGCGATCCCGATCCCGGCGAAGTGGTGTGGGCCTGGGTCCCGTTCGAAGACGACCCCAGCCAGGGCAAGGACCGTCCGGTCCTGCTGATCGGGCGCAACGGCGGCCTGTTGCTGGGCCTGATGATGACCAGCCGGGATCGGAACAACAGCAGCGGTTCCGATCCCCGCTACCTCGATGTCGGCACCGGCCCGTGGGACAGCAAGGGGCGTCCCAGCGAGGTGAAGCTGGACCGCGTCCTGCAGCTCGAACCGGGCAGCGTGCGCAGGGAAGGTGCAATCATGGATAAGAACGTGTTCCAGACTGTTGCCCGCCGGCTGGCCGTGATGCGTCCGGCACGCTGAACCGCCGCTTTAGTTACCGGAGCCCAAACTCTGCTAACATTTATTGCTGTGTGTCCGCGCAGGTCGACGGGCACTTTGGTTCAGGCGCCATTACGGTATCCCCACGCCGCTCAGTCAATGTCTGGGCTGAAATACCCTCACCGACCAAGTCCGCAATACAAAGAGAGTTTATAAGTGGCCAATATTAAGTCCCAGAAGAAGCGCATCCTCACCAACGAGAAGGCGCGTCAGCGTAACAACTCGGTGAAGTCCGAGCTGAAGACCGTCATCAGCAAGGTTGATGCCGCAGTCAAGGCCAGCGACAAGGACGCAGCAGCCGAAGCGCTGAAGACCGCCAGCCGCAAGCTGGACAAGGCCGTCAGCAAGGGCGTAATCCACAAGAACAACGCTGCCAACCGCAAGTCGGCCATCTCCAAGAAGGTCAGCGCGCTCTAACCAGCAGCCAGCATTACAGACTTACCAAGCGTGGCCGGTCCTTCGGGACCGGCCACGCTTTGTTTTAACCGGCGCGTCCGGACTGTTCCGGCCAGCGTGGTGTGCCGGTCCGAATAGGCCGACTGAGCCAACGCGGGCCGAGCGGGCGCATACCGACTGAGCCAACGCGGGCCGAGCGGGCGCATACCGGCTGACCAACGCGGGCCGAGCGGGCGCATACCGGCTGACCAACGCGGGCCGAGCGGGCGCATACCGGCTGACCAACGCGGGCCGAGCGGGCGCATACCGACTGAGCCAACGCGCGCCGAGCGGGCGCATACCGGCTGACCAACGCGGGCCTGCGGGCAGCCGCCGCTAGCGCCCGGACGCCGCCAGTGCGATGACGGTGACGGCCCGTTCCACGGCATACACCGGGTCCCGTCCGGCTCCCTTTACCTGTGCATCGGCTTCGGCGAGGGCCTGGACGGCTTCGATCAGGGATTCCGAGGTGAACCGCTGGGCATCCCGCCGTGCCTGATCCACCTGCCAGGGCGCCATGGACAGTTCCTTGGCCATCGATGCGGAGGATCCACGCAGGTTGGCCACCCGCGCCACTGCGCGGACCTTCATGGCCAGGGCGCCGACCAACGGCACCGGATCCACTCCGGTATCCAACGCGTGCCGGAGCATGGACAGCGCCTGCGCCGCGCGGCCGGCCAGGGCCGCGTCGGCAACTTTAAAGGCCGTGGCCTCGACCCGCCCGCCGTAATAGCGCTCTACCAGTTCCTCGGTGACCTCGCCGGTGGAATCGCTGATCAGCTGCTGGCAGGAGGCTGCAAGTTCGGAGAGGCTGGACCCGACGGCGTTTACCAGCGCCCGGGCCGCACCCGGGTCGATCCTGCGGCGGGCAGTGCGGAACTCCGAAGTGACGAAGTCCAGCTTCTCAGCATCC
Encoded proteins:
- the hemW gene encoding radical SAM family heme chaperone HemW, giving the protein MTPSALPLGDPAPADGLLPAQAADGAAERNFGLYVHIPFCSVRCGYCDFNTYTATELGGGASQAAYGGTAAREVVFAADALRRSGLPERRMGTVFFGGGTPTLLPAEDLALILRTAVDQWGLAPGAEVTTEANPDSVTPQSLQLLADAGFTRVSFGMQSAVPHVLAVLDRTHTPSRVPQAVQWARDAGLHVSVDLIYGTPGESMADWKHSLEEALSYEPDHISAYALIIEEGTKLAARMRRGEVPPIDDDDHADKYVLADEMMTAAGLNWYEVSNWARTPEDQCRHNLAYWRSDDWWGVGPGAHSHAGGVRWWNAKHPTAYAQRIGAGESPAVGRETLDADTRYVEDVMLRTRLAEGLALDRLREPGRLAVAGLMADGLVDPRAALTGKVILTPSGRLLADAVVRRLLPD
- the lepA gene encoding translation elongation factor 4, with the protein product MSPMARFSPVPAATDPAIIRNFCIIAHIDHGKSTLADRMLQSTGVVEHRNMKAQYLDRMDIERERGITIKSQAVRMPWELDGQSYALNMIDTPGHVDFTYEVSRSLAACEGAVLLVDAAQGIEAQTLANLYLAMENDLTIIPVLNKIDLPAAQPEKYAEELAKLIGGDPADVLRVSGKTGVGVEALLDQIVREIPAPVGDPNAPARAMIFDSVYDTYRGVVTYVRVIDGSLSPRERIQMMSTRASHELLEIGVSSPEPTPSKGLGVGEVGYLITGVKDVRLSKVGDTVTNLAKPASESLPGYADPKPMVFSGLYPIDGADYPVLREALEKLMLNDAALVYEPETSAALGFGFRVGFLGLLHLEITRERLEREYNLDLISTAPNVEYEVTLEDKKVVTVTNPSEYPEGKIKEVREPMVSATILAPNEFVGAIMELCQARRGVLGGMDYLSEDRVEIRYRLPLAEIVFDFFDILKSKTRGYASLDWKADGDQVADLVKVDILLQGEQVDAFSSITHKDKAYAYGVMMTGKLRELIPRQQFEVPIQAAIGSRIIARESIRAIRKDVLAKCYGGDISRKRKLLEKQKEGKKRMKMVGRVEVPQEAFVAALSSDESKDKSKK
- a CDS encoding type II toxin-antitoxin system PemK/MazF family toxin, whose product is MPFNARSFASIARTALRLLRSASSSAGPAEGSRETRSPDRSRTPDNGRTPETRRTPDGGRTPGTRRTPSPSPRAKAAPPRSPATGQSPSTLPPSSQSRSSARTTARATPEVAGTGFLGDYTGPVTPVYAPQPDGDPDPGEVVWAWVPFEDDPSQGKDRPVLLIGRNGGLLLGLMMTSRDRNNSSGSDPRYLDVGTGPWDSKGRPSEVKLDRVLQLEPGSVRREGAIMDKNVFQTVARRLAVMRPAR
- the rpsT gene encoding 30S ribosomal protein S20, whose product is MANIKSQKKRILTNEKARQRNNSVKSELKTVISKVDAAVKASDKDAAAEALKTASRKLDKAVSKGVIHKNNAANRKSAISKKVSAL
- the holA gene encoding DNA polymerase III subunit delta, which encodes MNPAVPSKRSSASKSSASKSSATVSWREVEPAPVVLLAGPEDYLASRARDRLRGLLREKQPDTELVHFDASTYVSGELTLQSSPSLFGEAKLIEAVNLASMNEDFLTETLAYLKDPSPDAVLVLHHAGGNRGKKLLDAVKAAGAPVVECQPFKKDAEKLDFVTSEFRTARRRIDPGAARALVNAVGSSLSELAASCQQLISDSTGEVTEELVERYYGGRVEATAFKVADAALAGRAAQALSMLRHALDTGVDPVPLVGALAMKVRAVARVANLRGSSASMAKELSMAPWQVDQARRDAQRFTSESLIEAVQALAEADAQVKGAGRDPVYAVERAVTVIALAASGR